One uncultured Draconibacterium sp. genomic window, AATTTTGTAGGCGTTAAAATGATTCCCAAAATTTTCAGAAGGATGAAATTGCCTTTGAATGAGAAAATGAAATACGTTCAAAAGATGGTTCAGCTGCACATGCGCCCCATTGTGCTCTCTGAGGATATTGTAACCGACTCTGCCGTACGACGCCTTCTTTTTGAGGCGGGCGACGATATTGATGATCTTATGACACTTTGTGAAGCAGATATCACGTCTAAAAATGCGGACAAAGTAAAACGCTACATGAAGAATTTTAAAGTGGTGCGTCAAAAGTTAAAAGAGATTGAAGAAAAAGATGCCGTGCGGAATTTTCAGCCACCGGTTGACGGCGAATTAATAATGAAAATCTTTGACCTAACTCCGTGTCGTGAAGTTGGATTAATTAAAGATGCGATAAAAGATGCAATACTGGACGGTGAAATCCACAACAATTACGACGAAGCTTTTGCATTTATGATGAAAAAAGCAGAAGAATTGGGACTTGAGAGAAAGGTCTAATGCACCTTTAACTTCAGTTTTACCGGCAGGTGATCACTAAAACCACCGTTGTATTTATAGCCGTTGTACGTACGTTTTGGTTTTAATCCTCCATTTGATGCGTCCGTTTCCAAAAGAAAAGGCAAGTTGCAGATTTCTGCCCAGGAAGTTTCGGTATATAAACCAGTAGCTGATGTTAGCAAAGCTCCGGAAACAATTATCTGATCGAAAATAAACCACTGCGATTGGTATTTTAACGTTCCTGTGTTGTTCCCTATCCATTCTCCCGACAGATTATACAATTGAGTATTCAGAACTTTATTATCAAGAAATTCTGAATTCAAATACTTTCTGATACTCTCATCGTTGGGCTGATCGTTAAAATCGCCCAAAATGATCACCTTTGAATTTATATTTTCATTTAATAACAAATCAATTTTTGATCGTAACAACTGCGCTGCCTCATTTCTCAAGTCTCTTGTTTCCATAACTCCAGAGTAACGCGAAGGCCAGTGATTTACAAAAACATGCAAGGTGTCAATCCCATCAACTACACCTTCTACATACAATATTTCCCGCGTATTCAATATCTTATTATTGTTCTGAACGAATGGATAATACTCGTATTTTAATGGATAAAACAAATCCGATTGATAAAGTAGTGCCACATCAATACCTCTGGAGTCGGGCGACTCTTTATGTATTATTTTATAATCAGCAGGAGTTAAAGAGGTTTCATTAACGAGCTTTTCAAGCACATATCTGTTCTCTATTTCGCATAAACCGATAAGCACAGGAAGTTCCCATCCTGATGAACCAACTATTGCTTTAGCCGTATTCTGAAGTTTATTGCTGAGCTTCTTGTAATTCCAATGTCTTTCTCCCTCAAAGGTAAATTCGTCGTCATTTGTTAATGAGTCATTCTCAACGTCGAATAAATTTTCAACATTGTAAAATAATACCGAATACTCAAGATCATTTTTTTGTGCCCGGGTATTTAGAAAAAGAAAAAGAAGAATAATGAAACTGAAACTAGTTTTCATCTTGTTTTACGATACGTTCGTACGCCCCCAAATCAGGGCCATCATCACCAATGCGGCTTTTATTTAGAAGATCGATTGGAAATAGTTTTGAATATTCAGTATTTCCAACATTGATCGCCGCTGATAAAGTATCCAAAGCGTAATTAAAATGTTCATAAGGATCGACAAATCGTGGATTATAATCAGGACCTTTCCAAACATTTACATAATGATCTTTATTGCTTGTATTAAGGGTATCCGGAACCTGAAGTATACAATGATCGAAAAGGTAGTTAAATACATTCTCTCCATTATTTCCCAACTCAAGTTCATTTTCAACATTCCCGTAAATTATGCTGTTTGTAAATGTCGCTTTTGTCAGGTCTCCGTTAAACGATATTTTACTTCCGTCTGAACCTTCAACAACAAGCACATTCGATAAAACAAGTGAGGCAGAACTCCTAACCTTAGAACTGTAATTTCCCCAGTAATTTGCTATCGTGGTATGATAAAATTCGTATTCTCCACCCACCAGAAGTGCTGCTGCATAATACCCACAATTAGCAATAACATTGTTGTACCCGTATATTTTCGATTTCATGGCAAACACACCTGCGTAGGCCATATTTTCAATCTTCGAATTACTTAACTCCACATTTGCAAATCCATCATTTTCAATGGTTCCAACCTGCAAACCGATATTCGCATTTTTAATGGTCACGAAGTTCAAAACGTTATCGTGACTACCGGAATACAAAACTACCCCATTCCATTGATCAGGAATATTTGCGTACGACGGTTCCAATCTGTCGG contains:
- a CDS encoding endonuclease/exonuclease/phosphatase family protein is translated as MKTSFSFIILLFLFLNTRAQKNDLEYSVLFYNVENLFDVENDSLTNDDEFTFEGERHWNYKKLSNKLQNTAKAIVGSSGWELPVLIGLCEIENRYVLEKLVNETSLTPADYKIIHKESPDSRGIDVALLYQSDLFYPLKYEYYPFVQNNNKILNTREILYVEGVVDGIDTLHVFVNHWPSRYSGVMETRDLRNEAAQLLRSKIDLLLNENINSKVIILGDFNDQPNDESIRKYLNSEFLDNKVLNTQLYNLSGEWIGNNTGTLKYQSQWFIFDQIIVSGALLTSATGLYTETSWAEICNLPFLLETDASNGGLKPKRTYNGYKYNGGFSDHLPVKLKLKVH